In the Helicoverpa armigera isolate CAAS_96S chromosome 15, ASM3070526v1, whole genome shotgun sequence genome, one interval contains:
- the LOC110371284 gene encoding protein lethal(2)essential for life, whose product MSIVPLMFRDWWDEWDRPSRLLDQHFGMGLKRDELLSSLSTLPSSSLFRNSYFRPWRTSLTRQESASTINLTKEKFEVILDVQQFTPEEITVKASNNSVVVEGRHEEKQDEHGFISRQFTRRYILPGGYDVQDLVSTLSSDGVLTITAPKRPPPNAGERIVPITKTGPAKQPEPVKTEQPREQTVPIVTSP is encoded by the exons ATGTCGATAGTACCTCTAATGTTCCGCGACTGGTGGGACGAGTGGGACAGGCCCTCTCGTCTGTTGGACCAGCACTTCGGCATGGGCCTGAAGAGGGACGAGCTCCTCTCTTCCCTCTCCACCCTCCCATCCTCCTCGCTGTTCAGGAACTCCTACTTCAGGCCATGGAGAACGAGTCTGACGAGGCAGGAGTCTGCTTCCACTATTAACTTGACTAAGGAGAAATTTGAG GTCATCCTAGATGTCCAGCAGTTCACACCTGAAGAGATCACAGTGAAAGCCTCGAACAACAGCGTTGTCGTCGAAGGCAGGCACGAGGAGAAGCAAGACGAGCACGGTTTCATCTCCCGTCAGTTCACCCGTCGCTACATCCTTCCTGGAGGTTACGACGTGCAAGACCTGGTCAGCACACTGTCTTCCGACGGAGTCTTGACAATCACAGCACCAAAGCGACCCCCTCCTAACGCGGGCGAGAGGATAGTTCCTATTACAAAGACTGGTCCTGCCAAGCAGCCCGAACCAGTCAAGACCGAACAGCCCCGTGAACAAACAGTACCTATCGTCACCTCCCCTTGA